Proteins found in one Exiguobacterium sp. 9-2 genomic segment:
- the hpt gene encoding hypoxanthine phosphoribosyltransferase: MTLMNDMEKVLISEEEIQNKVGELAGDLTADYHDRFPLLVCVLKGAMPFMSDLVKKMDMHLEMDFMDVSTYHGGTTSTGEVKIEKDLNTSVEGRDILIVEDIIDSGLTLGYLVDLFKYRKAKSVKIVTLLDKPTGRKNDLHADYSGFVIPHEFVVGYGLDYEEKYRNLPYVGVLKPAVYGG, translated from the coding sequence ATGACCTTGATGAACGATATGGAAAAAGTATTGATTTCAGAAGAAGAGATCCAAAATAAAGTGGGCGAACTCGCCGGCGATTTGACAGCGGATTATCACGATCGTTTTCCGTTGCTTGTGTGTGTCTTAAAAGGCGCAATGCCTTTCATGTCCGATCTTGTCAAAAAGATGGATATGCACCTTGAAATGGACTTCATGGACGTTTCGACGTATCACGGTGGGACAACATCAACCGGTGAAGTCAAGATTGAAAAAGATTTGAACACATCGGTAGAAGGACGCGACATCTTGATTGTCGAAGATATCATCGACAGCGGATTGACGCTTGGTTACCTCGTAGACCTCTTCAAGTACCGGAAAGCGAAGTCCGTTAAAATCGTGACATTGCTCGACAAACCGACAGGACGGAAAAATGATTTGCATGCAGATTACAGCGGCTTCGTCATTCCACACGAATTCGTCGTCGGGTATGGTCTGGATTACGAAGAGAAATACCGTAACCTTCCGTATGTAGGTGTCTTGAAACCTGCAGTCTACGGTGGCTAA
- the ftsH gene encoding ATP-dependent zinc metalloprotease FtsH, protein MNRAVKNTLVFGVIFLALILFLQYLQSPVNKSKEINYTQFVESVEKGEIKTATFQYEGQTYNVTGDLRAKDSTYETVVPAVDTELTDLYTQLKSQGVKMDFKAAETNGGWIALLTTIVPFIIIFILFFFLINQAQGGGGGGRVMNFGKSKARLYDTEKKKITFDDVAGADEEKQELVEVVEFLKDPRKFAKLGARIPKGVLLVGPPGTGKTLLARAAAGEAGVPFFSISGSDFVEMFVGVGASRVRDLFENAKKNAPCIIFIDEIDAVGRQRGAGLGGGHDEREQTLNQLLVEMDGFSENEGIIMIAATNRADILDPALLRPGRFDRQITVDRPDVVGREAVLKVHARNKPLDSTVDLKAIAQRTPGFSGADLENLLNEAALVAARADRDKVSIVDLEEAIDRVIAGPAKKSRIISPKEKKIVAWHEAGHTIIGVTLDDADEVHKVTIVPRGNAGGYVVMLPKEDRYFMTKPELEDKITGLLGGRVAEDIVFGEVSTGASNDFQRATGLARKMVMEFGMSEKLGPLQFGSGQSGNVFLGRDFQNEQNYSDAIAHEIDTEIQAIINRCYQKAKDILTEKRDQLDLIATTLLEVETLDQKQIHHLLETGEYKKHEPEATTPKAEEKAPESTDATVDQPTESPTQMGSVVDEGQNVDTDTPDTPRRDDQV, encoded by the coding sequence ATGAACCGAGCAGTGAAGAATACCCTCGTGTTTGGGGTCATTTTTCTAGCTTTGATCTTGTTTCTGCAATACTTGCAGAGTCCAGTGAACAAAAGCAAAGAAATCAATTACACACAGTTTGTCGAGTCTGTTGAAAAAGGTGAAATCAAGACGGCTACCTTCCAGTATGAAGGCCAGACGTATAATGTGACAGGAGATTTGCGTGCAAAAGATTCGACGTATGAAACAGTCGTACCGGCTGTTGATACGGAACTAACGGATCTCTACACGCAATTGAAAAGCCAAGGAGTCAAGATGGACTTCAAGGCAGCAGAAACGAATGGTGGTTGGATCGCGTTACTAACGACGATCGTTCCATTCATCATCATCTTCATCCTCTTCTTCTTCTTGATTAATCAAGCACAAGGTGGCGGTGGTGGCGGTCGCGTCATGAACTTCGGGAAATCGAAGGCACGCCTCTACGATACAGAGAAGAAAAAGATTACGTTTGATGATGTAGCCGGCGCAGACGAAGAGAAACAAGAACTCGTCGAAGTCGTCGAATTCTTAAAAGATCCGCGTAAATTCGCGAAGCTCGGTGCCCGTATTCCGAAAGGGGTTCTCCTCGTGGGTCCTCCAGGTACAGGTAAAACGTTGCTCGCGCGTGCTGCAGCTGGTGAAGCTGGCGTACCATTCTTCTCGATTTCAGGTTCTGACTTCGTTGAGATGTTCGTTGGTGTCGGGGCATCACGTGTTCGTGACTTGTTCGAAAACGCGAAGAAAAACGCACCATGTATCATCTTCATTGATGAAATCGATGCTGTCGGTCGTCAACGGGGCGCAGGTCTCGGTGGTGGACATGATGAGCGTGAGCAGACATTGAACCAACTTCTCGTCGAGATGGATGGATTCAGTGAAAACGAAGGCATCATCATGATCGCAGCAACGAACCGTGCTGATATTCTTGACCCTGCGTTACTCCGTCCAGGTCGTTTTGACCGTCAAATCACGGTTGATCGTCCAGATGTCGTCGGTCGTGAAGCAGTCTTGAAAGTACACGCGCGGAACAAACCGCTTGATTCAACGGTTGATTTAAAAGCCATCGCACAACGGACGCCTGGCTTCTCGGGTGCGGATCTTGAAAACCTTCTAAACGAAGCAGCACTTGTTGCCGCTCGGGCAGATCGTGATAAGGTCTCGATCGTTGATCTCGAAGAAGCGATTGACCGTGTTATCGCTGGACCAGCGAAGAAGAGCCGGATCATCTCGCCGAAAGAGAAAAAGATCGTCGCATGGCATGAAGCTGGACATACGATCATCGGTGTCACGCTCGACGATGCGGACGAAGTACACAAAGTAACAATCGTTCCTCGTGGTAACGCGGGCGGATACGTCGTCATGTTGCCAAAAGAAGATCGTTACTTCATGACGAAGCCGGAACTCGAAGATAAGATTACTGGATTGCTCGGTGGTCGCGTTGCAGAGGACATCGTCTTCGGAGAAGTCTCGACTGGAGCAAGCAATGACTTCCAGCGTGCGACAGGTCTTGCACGGAAAATGGTCATGGAGTTCGGAATGAGTGAAAAACTCGGACCGCTTCAATTCGGATCAGGTCAAAGCGGTAACGTCTTCCTCGGCCGTGATTTCCAAAACGAACAGAATTACTCGGATGCGATTGCACACGAGATCGATACGGAAATCCAAGCGATCATCAACCGCTGTTACCAAAAAGCGAAAGATATCTTGACTGAGAAACGCGATCAGCTCGACTTGATTGCAACGACGTTGCTTGAAGTCGAAACACTTGATCAAAAACAAATTCACCATCTCTTAGAGACAGGCGAATACAAAAAACATGAACCAGAAGCAACGACTCCAAAAGCAGAAGAGAAAGCACCGGAATCGACAGATGCAACCGTCGATCAACCGACAGAGTCTCCAACGCAAATGGGTTCAGTCGTTGACGAAGGACAAAATGTAGATACGGATACACCAGATACGCCGCGTCGCGACGATCAAGTGTAA
- a CDS encoding type III pantothenate kinase — MILVIDVGNTNIVLGVYQGQELIEHWRIATDRTRTTDEYGMLVKALFRDAELNVEEIEGIVLSSVVPPVVFPLENMCVRYFKRRPFLIGPGIKTGLDLKVDNPREVGADRIVNAVAATAKYEGPMIIVDFGTATTYCYIDAQKRYYGGIISPGVMVATEALYNKAAKLPRIEIAKPQSTIGRNTIHAMQSGTYFGYVAQVDGLVHRMKEEMGEAKVIATGGLARLISEESTMIEIVDPFLTLDGLRIIYERNK, encoded by the coding sequence ATGATTTTAGTCATCGATGTCGGAAATACGAATATCGTCTTAGGTGTCTATCAAGGACAAGAGTTGATCGAGCATTGGCGGATTGCGACAGACCGGACACGGACGACGGACGAATACGGTATGCTCGTCAAAGCGTTGTTTCGTGACGCAGAGCTAAACGTGGAAGAAATCGAGGGAATCGTGTTATCATCTGTCGTACCCCCCGTCGTGTTTCCACTAGAAAATATGTGTGTGCGTTACTTTAAACGCCGTCCGTTTTTGATTGGACCAGGAATCAAGACAGGACTCGATTTAAAAGTCGATAATCCACGGGAAGTGGGAGCCGATCGAATCGTCAATGCAGTAGCGGCGACGGCGAAATACGAGGGACCGATGATCATCGTCGATTTTGGAACAGCGACGACGTACTGTTACATCGATGCACAAAAACGGTATTACGGTGGCATCATCTCACCGGGTGTGATGGTTGCGACCGAGGCACTCTATAATAAGGCAGCAAAATTGCCGCGAATTGAAATTGCGAAACCGCAGTCAACCATCGGACGAAATACGATCCATGCGATGCAATCGGGTACGTATTTCGGATATGTGGCGCAGGTGGACGGACTCGTTCACCGGATGAAAGAAGAAATGGGTGAAGCGAAGGTCATTGCGACCGGTGGTTTAGCCCGACTAATCAGCGAGGAATCCACGATGATTGAGATCGTCGATCCATTCTTGACATTAGATGGATTACGGATTATCTACGAACGAAATAAGTGA
- the hslO gene encoding Hsp33 family molecular chaperone HslO: MKREELLAQLKDDYLVRALGFNGEVRAFAIRSTKTVYEAQLRHQTTPVVTAALGRTLTIGAMMGTMQKGDTRVTLKVEGDGPIGKIIVDADAKGVVRGYVSRPRVEMDTYVNADGLTKLKVGEAVGRGNISVIKDLGLRDFVGGQSPIQTGEISEDFTYYFAVSEQSPSVVGAGVLVYPEDESVIAAGGLIVQLMPGASEETIAALEKRVGALKPISILVGEEKTPEEMLELVLGDYEHLDTIPVSFECTCDRDKLATAIIALGPDEIQAMIDEDGGAEAVCHFCSEHYHYDVPELEELREKSLERA, translated from the coding sequence ATGAAACGGGAAGAATTATTAGCACAATTAAAAGATGACTATTTAGTACGGGCGTTAGGCTTCAACGGAGAAGTTCGTGCATTTGCGATCCGTTCGACAAAAACGGTCTATGAAGCACAACTTCGTCACCAGACGACACCGGTCGTCACGGCAGCGCTCGGTCGGACACTAACAATCGGCGCGATGATGGGTACGATGCAAAAAGGCGATACACGTGTCACATTAAAAGTCGAAGGCGATGGACCAATCGGAAAAATCATCGTCGATGCCGATGCAAAAGGGGTCGTTCGTGGATATGTCAGTCGTCCCCGCGTCGAGATGGATACGTACGTCAATGCAGACGGTCTGACGAAATTAAAAGTCGGTGAAGCGGTCGGTCGCGGAAACATCTCTGTCATCAAGGATCTCGGGTTGCGTGACTTTGTCGGTGGTCAATCTCCGATTCAAACCGGTGAGATCAGCGAAGACTTCACGTATTACTTCGCTGTATCGGAACAAAGTCCATCAGTCGTTGGAGCTGGCGTTCTCGTTTACCCAGAAGACGAATCGGTCATTGCAGCAGGTGGGTTGATCGTTCAATTGATGCCGGGTGCATCGGAAGAGACGATCGCAGCGCTTGAAAAACGTGTCGGAGCTCTTAAACCAATCTCCATTCTCGTCGGTGAGGAAAAAACACCCGAAGAAATGTTAGAACTCGTTCTCGGTGACTACGAACATCTTGATACGATTCCGGTGTCATTCGAATGTACGTGTGACCGCGACAAATTAGCAACAGCGATTATTGCCCTTGGACCAGATGAGATTCAAGCGATGATTGATGAAGATGGTGGCGCGGAAGCTGTTTGTCACTTCTGTTCAGAGCATTATCACTATGATGTTCCAGAATTAGAGGAACTTCGCGAAAAATCACTCGAAAGAGCATAA